In a genomic window of Thermoproteus tenax Kra 1:
- a CDS encoding HoxN/HupN/NixA family nickel/cobalt transporter: MTNKSYKGRFEIALFYISIAIITALLMIWLYNLSIRAQNISVNIRGQSVSLFALGTLAYLFGLRHGLDADHLAAIDNSTRKLVQEGKNARWTGLFFSLGHSTVVILLSATLMVATRYIISEIPTLENIGSIIGTLISGVFLYIIGLLNFLVFFEIYEIFRRMRSGELDEARLNELLLKRGFLARYFNPLFKIVDRAWYMYPIGFLFGLGFETASETALLAISAASAGVFKEIPLWNLLVFPFLFAAGMALVDGTDGFFMSSAYGWAFSNPLRKVWYNLTMTIISVMVAWVVGTLELLGLIQSEFNLSGPFWDWIAWINGDYAWGIMGVFIVALFAVTWTISIAIYKLRGYKVLAASQQPAQS, from the coding sequence ATGACTAACAAGAGCTATAAAGGACGCTTCGAAATAGCATTATTTTATATATCAATAGCAATAATAACTGCACTTTTAATGATATGGTTATATAATTTATCAATAAGAGCTCAGAATATATCTGTAAATATAAGAGGCCAATCTGTCAGCTTATTTGCCCTAGGGACTTTAGCATATCTTTTTGGTCTAAGACATGGGCTCGACGCAGACCACTTGGCGGCCATAGACAACAGCACTAGGAAGCTGGTACAAGAGGGCAAAAATGCTAGATGGACCGGCTTGTTCTTCTCTTTGGGCCATTCTACGGTGGTCATACTGCTCTCTGCGACGTTGATGGTCGCTACTAGATATATAATCAGCGAGATACCGACCCTGGAGAACATCGGCTCAATAATAGGGACTCTGATCAGCGGAGTATTTCTCTATATAATCGGCTTGTTAAACTTCCTAGTCTTCTTCGAGATATATGAAATATTCAGGCGCATGAGGTCTGGGGAGCTCGACGAGGCGAGGCTCAACGAGCTCCTCTTGAAGAGAGGCTTCTTAGCGCGCTATTTCAACCCGCTCTTCAAGATAGTAGACAGAGCGTGGTATATGTACCCCATTGGCTTTCTATTTGGTCTCGGCTTTGAAACGGCGTCTGAGACAGCCTTGCTCGCTATTTCGGCTGCATCAGCCGGCGTCTTTAAAGAGATCCCTCTGTGGAATCTGTTAGTATTTCCATTCTTATTTGCGGCAGGCATGGCCCTGGTGGACGGCACCGACGGCTTCTTTATGTCGAGCGCCTACGGTTGGGCCTTCTCAAACCCGCTACGTAAAGTGTGGTACAATCTCACTATGACCATAATATCGGTCATGGTGGCATGGGTAGTCGGCACGTTGGAGCTCCTCGGCTTGATTCAGTCCGAGTTTAATTTGTCCGGCCCATTCTGGGACTGGATAGCTTGGATAAACGGCGATTATGCGTGGGGCATAATGGGCGTATTCATAGTAGCCCTCTTCGCCGTTACGTGGACCATATCAATAGCTATATATAAGCTCAGGGGGTACAAGGTCTTGGCTGCAAGTCAACAGCCCGCTCAATCTTGA
- a CDS encoding cobalamin biosynthesis protein — MLELAWRGIAILHAGDKPPEVALKLAELLRGRGIAAYVFRNDALEMAWRCYDAIIFVEAIGGVVRLVCPLLRGKEEDPPVLVVERRGRYIVPLLGSHRGANELARELAPLLGAEAVITTAVEDAGAAPAEIFERVMLCGMDAAARLLVNKALKEGRRVCVRGRDPPAALRGYSQYGDQCDVVIDVGGQCAAVCCRPYDLFVGFGATSDAGAHEIVEAILGALSEMGASLSQVRAVASIRPVVSEVAAALGVPGILLRLEDLKNDECLSPSRAVEALGVPGVAEPAALAVAGRGGRLLYRKRARGRVTVAVAARL; from the coding sequence ATGTTAGAGCTCGCGTGGAGGGGGATCGCCATATTGCACGCCGGAGACAAACCGCCTGAAGTAGCCCTTAAGTTGGCGGAGCTCTTGCGCGGGAGGGGTATCGCGGCCTATGTATTCAGGAACGATGCCCTGGAGATGGCGTGGAGGTGTTACGACGCAATTATATTTGTCGAAGCCATCGGAGGAGTAGTGAGACTGGTCTGCCCCCTCCTTAGGGGGAAAGAGGAGGACCCGCCGGTGCTCGTCGTAGAGAGGAGGGGCAGATACATCGTCCCCTTGTTGGGATCCCACAGAGGCGCCAACGAGCTCGCGCGGGAGCTCGCGCCGCTGTTGGGCGCCGAGGCTGTGATTACTACAGCAGTGGAGGACGCCGGTGCTGCTCCCGCCGAGATTTTCGAGAGAGTGATGCTGTGCGGGATGGACGCAGCCGCCCGCTTGTTGGTTAACAAGGCGCTCAAAGAGGGACGGCGAGTCTGCGTGAGGGGAAGGGACCCGCCCGCCGCCTTGAGGGGCTATTCTCAGTATGGGGACCAGTGCGATGTAGTTATCGATGTCGGAGGACAGTGCGCCGCAGTCTGTTGTAGGCCCTACGATCTGTTCGTGGGCTTCGGCGCTACCTCCGACGCGGGGGCCCATGAGATTGTGGAGGCCATCTTGGGCGCCTTATCGGAGATGGGGGCGAGCCTGAGCCAAGTCAGAGCTGTGGCGTCGATAAGGCCGGTCGTCTCAGAGGTCGCGGCCGCGCTGGGAGTCCCGGGGATACTCTTGAGACTTGAGGACCTGAAAAACGATGAGTGCCTTTCCCCTTCCAGAGCCGTGGAAGCTCTGGGAGTGCCGGGCGTTGCAGAGCCGGCGGCTCTGGCAGTGGCCGGAAGAGGGGGGCGGCTGTTGTATAGAAAGAGGGCGCGGGGCCGCGTGACTGTAGCCGTGGCCGCCCGTCTCTGA
- the cbiE gene encoding precorrin-6y C5,15-methyltransferase (decarboxylating) subunit CbiE yields the protein MLYIVGVGPGDPELITLKAVKALERCERVAGWRSVLLRLGLSEEKAVELTYRNQEERLRELAELSASRDVCIAVHGDPTVSDWELLDRVRELGVPFEVINGVSSLNLALARAGLDMAHVVFITQHARSPQSLSDAALPGRSLVVFPPLDAKGRSELWEELKRFSQCKILLMERLSLPGERVVELKEREHLLNATDLSVVVVKC from the coding sequence ATGTTGTATATCGTCGGAGTCGGGCCAGGCGATCCCGAGCTTATAACTTTGAAGGCGGTTAAGGCCTTGGAGAGGTGCGAGAGGGTGGCGGGCTGGCGCTCAGTGTTGCTCAGGCTGGGCTTGAGCGAGGAGAAGGCCGTGGAGCTCACCTACAGGAACCAAGAGGAGAGGCTGAGGGAGTTGGCGGAGCTCTCGGCGTCGCGGGATGTGTGCATCGCCGTACATGGAGATCCCACCGTCTCAGACTGGGAGCTGTTGGACAGAGTGAGAGAGCTCGGGGTCCCCTTCGAGGTAATCAACGGCGTGTCGTCCCTCAACTTGGCCCTCGCGAGGGCCGGTCTCGACATGGCCCACGTGGTCTTCATCACTCAACACGCGCGCTCGCCGCAGAGCTTGAGCGATGCAGCTCTGCCCGGCAGATCGCTCGTGGTCTTCCCGCCGCTTGACGCCAAGGGCAGATCTGAGCTCTGGGAGGAGCTAAAGCGTTTCTCCCAGTGCAAGATATTGCTCATGGAGCGCCTCTCGCTCCCCGGCGAGAGGGTCGTCGAACTGAAGGAGAGGGAACATCTTTTGAACGCCACCGACCTCTCGGTCGTCGTCGTTAAATGTTAG
- the panB gene encoding 3-methyl-2-oxobutanoate hydroxymethyltransferase: protein MERRKITVQTFLNMKGREKIAMLTAYDYPSALLVDAAGVDGILVGDSLGMVVLGYENTLKVTLADMLIHVAAVARARPKALLVADMPFMTYETGPRDALRAAAKLVRAGAEAVKPEGGQEIFDVVERLVKAGIPVMGHIGLNPQRVLALGGFKLVGKTEEQAKKIEEDARALQEAGAFALVIESVPAGVAKRVTESVKIPTICIGGGPHCDGQILVLHDVLGLSQRPPSFAKRYADIASAIRDAVGRYVDEVKRGVFPSPEYYKE, encoded by the coding sequence ATGGAACGGAGAAAGATCACGGTCCAGACCTTCCTCAATATGAAGGGCCGCGAGAAGATCGCCATGTTGACCGCGTACGACTACCCAAGCGCTCTGTTGGTGGACGCGGCCGGCGTCGACGGCATACTCGTCGGCGACTCTTTAGGCATGGTGGTCTTAGGCTACGAGAACACGCTCAAGGTCACTCTGGCCGACATGTTGATCCACGTGGCCGCAGTGGCTAGAGCCAGGCCGAAGGCGCTGTTGGTAGCAGACATGCCCTTTATGACGTACGAGACCGGGCCGAGGGATGCCTTGAGGGCCGCGGCCAAACTGGTGAGGGCCGGGGCAGAGGCTGTCAAGCCCGAGGGAGGCCAAGAGATCTTCGATGTAGTTGAGCGGTTGGTCAAGGCCGGAATACCGGTAATGGGGCACATAGGGCTAAACCCGCAGAGAGTGCTCGCGCTAGGGGGGTTCAAGCTTGTCGGCAAGACGGAGGAACAAGCCAAAAAGATAGAGGAGGACGCGAGGGCCCTACAAGAGGCCGGCGCGTTCGCGTTGGTCATAGAGTCGGTGCCAGCCGGCGTCGCCAAGAGGGTGACTGAGTCCGTGAAGATACCCACGATCTGTATCGGCGGCGGCCCGCACTGCGACGGCCAGATACTGGTGCTGCACGACGTCCTTGGGCTCTCCCAGAGACCTCCGAGCTTCGCCAAGCGCTACGCCGATATAGCCTCGGCGATTAGGGACGCCGTGGGGAGATACGTGGACGAAGTCAAGAGGGGCGTCTTCCCGAGCCCCGAGTACTACAAGGAGTGA
- a CDS encoding precorrin-8X methylmutase, producing the protein MVKAILVNHGSRRGAFNELMTEIARQLSEDLGIRVEVGYNEYADPNWRELLAKSQEDVIVILAFLGPGNHVYRDILGELGVEPGKWAMSKFGRRIYVTPPLGDSPLVYSAILARVRRALGESAPTVVQDPDEIEEESMGFVAKALRLNLDDWRDRLKARAAYASGNLEIAKMVEVKGEVKRAVEEWTSAGGPLAADVAMVAAGLRYNNVEIAAKTPVEVRGTTRTYAGMKKLLSELGSAGIVVGNAPTALAAVVEECRGGREIPFIVAAPVGFANAASVKEEALRCNLPSVVVRGTYGGSGVAAALFNELLRP; encoded by the coding sequence ATGGTCAAAGCTATATTGGTGAACCACGGTTCGCGCCGCGGTGCATTCAACGAACTAATGACGGAGATTGCGCGGCAGCTCTCTGAGGATCTAGGGATAAGAGTCGAGGTCGGCTACAACGAATACGCCGACCCCAACTGGAGGGAGCTCTTGGCTAAGTCGCAGGAGGACGTAATAGTTATCCTGGCCTTCCTAGGGCCTGGGAACCACGTATACAGAGATATCTTGGGGGAGTTGGGGGTCGAGCCCGGCAAATGGGCTATGAGCAAATTCGGCAGAAGGATCTACGTCACGCCGCCCTTGGGGGACTCGCCTCTGGTCTATTCCGCTATCTTGGCAAGAGTCAGGCGGGCCTTGGGAGAAAGCGCACCAACTGTGGTGCAAGACCCCGACGAGATAGAGGAGGAGTCGATGGGTTTTGTGGCCAAGGCGCTTCGCTTGAATCTCGACGACTGGAGGGATAGGCTCAAGGCCAGAGCGGCCTACGCCTCGGGTAACCTCGAGATCGCCAAGATGGTTGAAGTGAAGGGGGAAGTGAAAAGGGCGGTGGAGGAGTGGACGAGCGCTGGGGGCCCCCTGGCGGCGGACGTCGCCATGGTCGCGGCCGGCCTGAGGTACAACAATGTTGAGATTGCAGCGAAGACGCCCGTCGAGGTGAGGGGGACCACGCGGACGTACGCGGGGATGAAAAAGCTCTTGTCGGAGCTCGGATCCGCCGGCATCGTGGTGGGAAACGCGCCCACGGCCCTCGCGGCGGTTGTAGAGGAGTGTAGAGGCGGGAGGGAGATCCCGTTCATTGTGGCAGCCCCAGTGGGGTTCGCCAACGCCGCCTCGGTCAAGGAGGAGGCGCTCAGATGTAACTTGCCCTCGGTGGTCGTCAGAGGGACCTACGGAGGGTCCGGCGTGGCTGCGGCGTTGTTCAACGAGCTATTGAGGCCATGA
- a CDS encoding precorrin-3B C(17)-methyltransferase — translation MSLKIVGFGPGDPRLRPPAAAQAIREGDVIVGYESYLRLVEDLLEGKEVVSAKMKEEVYRARVAVEMAREGKRVVVVSDGDPQIYGMAPLVLEMLSKYSWRPGVLEVVPGITAALAAGARLGAPLGSDAAFISLSPLLLPKELILRRIEAALSGDFVLALYNPIDKALLREALALVVRWRGPSAPVGIVKDAYRPGERTFLARASEVPLDEVDMRTILIVGNSETYVWDGLMITPRGYHRKYAYP, via the coding sequence ATGAGCTTGAAGATAGTGGGCTTTGGCCCAGGAGATCCGCGCCTCCGCCCTCCGGCCGCGGCGCAAGCCATAAGAGAGGGCGATGTGATCGTGGGGTACGAGAGCTATCTGAGGCTTGTGGAGGATCTGCTGGAGGGGAAGGAGGTCGTCTCAGCCAAAATGAAGGAGGAAGTATACAGAGCGAGGGTCGCCGTGGAGATGGCGAGGGAGGGCAAGAGAGTAGTCGTCGTATCTGACGGGGATCCCCAGATATACGGCATGGCCCCCCTAGTCCTGGAGATGTTGAGCAAGTATAGTTGGAGGCCGGGGGTCTTGGAGGTAGTGCCAGGTATAACGGCCGCCTTGGCCGCCGGCGCGAGGTTGGGCGCCCCTCTGGGCTCAGACGCGGCGTTCATAAGCTTGAGCCCGTTGCTTTTGCCGAAGGAGTTGATATTGAGGAGGATTGAGGCAGCGCTCTCGGGAGATTTCGTGCTAGCCCTCTACAACCCCATAGACAAGGCGTTGCTCAGAGAGGCCTTGGCCCTAGTAGTGAGGTGGAGGGGGCCGTCTGCGCCGGTAGGGATAGTCAAGGATGCGTACAGGCCAGGCGAGAGGACCTTCTTGGCCCGCGCCTCTGAGGTGCCCCTCGACGAAGTGGACATGAGGACTATACTGATAGTGGGGAACTCCGAGACCTACGTGTGGGACGGTCTGATGATAACGCCTAGAGGCTACCACAGGAAGTATGCTTACCCTTAA
- the cbiD gene encoding cobalt-precorrin-5B (C(1))-methyltransferase CbiD: MLTLKRFGITTGAAAAAAAKAAALYARRIEAKAVVVPTPIGLRLEVSVERQYREGEWSCAEVRKFSGDNPDVLDGAVIKACFTPGEAPLRIIGGRGVGIATRPGLPVPPGEFAINPVPRAMIAEAVAEAGYRGGTVVIEVPDGERLAELTMNKDVGVVGGISILGTTGLEMPVSDEDYVRHVEAELKYVRTASEVVVVASGNRAVEFSRARWGDIVVKVGDLIGEAVRMAAEMGFSEIIVAGLPAKLAKVAAGALNTHSRLCDARVEAVAHAAVLAGVPPEVVRAAAESSSVGEALVRLDRFRGRVLEVLARRAKERLSKYAGREVKVVIFYDNGEIAAQT, translated from the coding sequence ATGCTTACCCTTAAACGCTTTGGGATAACCACGGGCGCCGCTGCGGCGGCCGCCGCTAAAGCAGCCGCATTGTATGCGAGGAGGATAGAGGCCAAGGCCGTGGTAGTGCCCACGCCGATAGGTCTCAGGCTGGAGGTCTCTGTGGAGAGACAGTACCGGGAAGGAGAGTGGAGCTGCGCCGAGGTGAGGAAGTTCTCGGGGGATAACCCAGACGTTCTCGACGGAGCTGTGATAAAAGCGTGTTTTACGCCTGGCGAAGCCCCCCTCAGGATAATAGGTGGAAGGGGCGTGGGCATAGCGACAAGGCCCGGCCTGCCGGTGCCCCCCGGCGAGTTCGCCATAAATCCGGTGCCCAGAGCCATGATAGCGGAGGCTGTCGCCGAGGCCGGCTACAGAGGGGGGACCGTCGTCATCGAGGTTCCCGACGGGGAGAGGTTGGCGGAGCTCACCATGAACAAGGACGTCGGCGTGGTCGGAGGGATCTCAATATTGGGCACTACGGGGCTCGAAATGCCGGTGAGCGACGAGGATTATGTACGCCACGTGGAGGCCGAGTTGAAGTACGTGAGGACCGCGTCGGAGGTTGTAGTCGTAGCCTCAGGCAACAGAGCTGTGGAGTTCTCGAGGGCCCGCTGGGGAGATATCGTGGTGAAAGTGGGCGACCTAATCGGCGAGGCTGTCCGCATGGCGGCGGAGATGGGGTTCTCAGAGATTATTGTGGCAGGGCTCCCCGCCAAGTTGGCCAAGGTCGCCGCAGGCGCCTTAAACACCCACAGCAGGCTGTGCGACGCAAGGGTGGAGGCAGTGGCGCACGCAGCGGTCTTGGCCGGCGTTCCGCCCGAGGTAGTAAGGGCGGCCGCCGAGTCGTCTAGCGTGGGCGAGGCGCTCGTGAGGCTTGATCGCTTCAGAGGCCGAGTTCTCGAGGTATTGGCCAGGAGAGCCAAAGAGAGGCTGTCCAAATACGCCGGGCGCGAGGTTAAAGTCGTAATATTCTACGACAACGGGGAGATCGCGGCGCAGACATGA
- the cbiT gene encoding precorrin-6Y C5,15-methyltransferase (decarboxylating) subunit CbiT, translated as MRRAPGIPDEEFIREEGIPMTKAEVRAIALSKLGVSDGDYVLDIGCGTGSVAVESAILGARVLAIDKNPRAVELTLKNARKFGVVDRVRAEVGEAPEALGRFSAGFDAVFVGGGGSRIAQIVEAAISLLKGGGRLVADVATLETLSALAPVLQKFKHEVVLVQIARSRKAGEYTILSPLNPVYVVAIWP; from the coding sequence ATGAGGAGGGCCCCCGGGATACCCGACGAGGAGTTCATCAGAGAGGAGGGGATACCGATGACCAAGGCCGAGGTGAGGGCCATAGCTCTCTCCAAGCTCGGAGTGAGCGACGGGGACTACGTATTGGACATCGGCTGCGGCACTGGCTCAGTCGCAGTGGAGTCAGCCATCCTCGGCGCAAGAGTCTTGGCGATAGATAAAAACCCGCGCGCCGTGGAGCTGACTCTGAAAAACGCGAGGAAGTTCGGAGTAGTCGATAGAGTCAGGGCAGAGGTCGGGGAGGCCCCAGAGGCCCTGGGCCGATTCAGCGCCGGCTTCGACGCAGTGTTCGTAGGAGGGGGAGGCTCGCGTATAGCTCAGATAGTCGAGGCAGCGATCTCCTTGTTGAAGGGCGGCGGCAGACTGGTCGCCGACGTGGCCACCCTGGAGACTCTGTCGGCTCTGGCGCCTGTGTTACAGAAGTTCAAACACGAGGTCGTGTTGGTGCAGATAGCTAGGTCGCGCAAGGCCGGAGAGTACACGATATTGTCGCCCCTAAATCCCGTCTATGTGGTAGCCATATGGCCTTGA
- a CDS encoding cobalt-factor II C(20)-methyltransferase, whose protein sequence is MALRVVGLGPGHPKLLTLMAVEALREAEVIYVPASSSSEVSLAESLVRPYTRAEVRVLKFKMGGTDEETLKRYGKEISGVENAVYALLGDPAFYGSFARLRPYVERPVQYVPGVTSITACAARAGIDLAVGDQAVAIVPATRPDLLERAIELFDTVVVVKANKNRALLNRLMEQGGLAVRRCYMEGEQISQRIYWDDYFTVVYIWRGR, encoded by the coding sequence ATGGCCTTGAGAGTAGTGGGCCTGGGGCCTGGCCATCCAAAGCTGTTGACGTTGATGGCCGTAGAGGCCTTGAGGGAGGCCGAGGTCATCTATGTGCCGGCCTCCTCGAGCTCCGAGGTCAGCCTCGCCGAATCGTTGGTGAGACCCTACACAAGGGCCGAGGTCAGAGTGCTTAAGTTCAAAATGGGCGGGACAGACGAGGAGACCCTCAAGAGATACGGAAAGGAGATCTCTGGGGTGGAGAACGCCGTATATGCGCTGTTGGGGGACCCGGCCTTTTACGGATCCTTCGCAAGGCTGAGGCCCTACGTTGAGAGGCCCGTCCAGTACGTCCCCGGAGTGACCTCAATTACTGCATGCGCCGCCCGGGCGGGCATCGACCTCGCCGTAGGCGATCAAGCTGTCGCGATAGTGCCTGCGACGAGGCCGGATCTGCTCGAGAGAGCTATAGAGCTCTTCGACACCGTCGTGGTAGTGAAGGCGAATAAAAATAGGGCTTTGTTGAACAGGCTCATGGAGCAGGGCGGCTTGGCCGTGAGGAGGTGCTACATGGAGGGGGAGCAAATATCCCAGAGGATCTATTGGGACGACTACTTCACTGTGGTCTACATATGGCGGGGAAGGTAG
- the cobM gene encoding precorrin-4 C(11)-methyltransferase — MAGKVVFVGAGPGDPELITVKGMRYLQQADVVVYAGSLVNPELLKYAKPNAKIYDSASLTTEEIVDILVREASQGKLVVRLKSGDGGVYGALWEEILPLQALGIEFEIVPGITAALAAAAVMNIELTVPKLIQTVVITRASARVEMRGSLKEAAKFAATNGAVLAIYTGVHVIDKVVKELVDGGLPPDTPAAVVYKATWPDQKVVRGTLSDIARKVREERITRDAVILVGESVAPREVPRSSVYDPRHTHSYRPHKKE; from the coding sequence ATGGCGGGGAAGGTAGTCTTCGTGGGAGCCGGTCCCGGCGACCCGGAGCTGATAACTGTCAAGGGCATGAGGTACCTCCAGCAAGCCGACGTGGTGGTCTACGCCGGCTCGTTGGTGAACCCAGAGCTCTTGAAGTACGCGAAGCCCAATGCCAAGATCTACGACAGCGCCAGCTTGACCACCGAGGAGATCGTGGATATTCTAGTGAGGGAGGCATCCCAGGGCAAACTCGTCGTGAGGCTCAAGTCGGGCGACGGAGGAGTATACGGCGCGCTGTGGGAGGAGATCTTGCCTCTGCAAGCGCTAGGCATAGAGTTCGAGATAGTCCCGGGCATAACGGCGGCGTTGGCTGCAGCGGCAGTCATGAACATAGAGCTCACTGTCCCCAAGCTCATCCAGACAGTGGTAATAACTAGGGCCTCCGCGCGCGTTGAGATGAGAGGGTCGCTCAAAGAGGCGGCGAAGTTCGCTGCGACGAACGGAGCAGTGTTGGCCATATACACAGGCGTACACGTGATAGATAAAGTAGTGAAGGAGTTGGTGGATGGAGGACTCCCGCCGGATACTCCAGCGGCTGTGGTCTACAAGGCCACTTGGCCCGACCAGAAGGTCGTCAGAGGCACTCTATCCGACATCGCCCGTAAGGTGAGGGAGGAGAGGATAACGAGGGATGCAGTTATCCTTGTGGGGGAGTCCGTCGCCCCGAGGGAGGTGCCGAGAAGTTCCGTCTACGACCCAAGACATACGCATAGCTATAGGCCTCACAAGAAAGAGTGA
- a CDS encoding Glu/Leu/Phe/Val family dehydrogenase, which produces MSNAFLQNVLTTLKRAVDLLNAPPELYAYLSKPKRILQVSIPVRMDDGHIEVFEGYRVQHNDALGPYKGGIRFHPEVTLADDIALATLMTLKNSLAGIPYGGAKGAVRVDPKRLSQRELEELSRGYARAVAPLIGDVVDIPAPDVGTNSQIMAWMVDELSKIKGYNVPGAFTAKPPELWGNPVREYSTGLGVAIAAREMAKAIWGGIEGRTVAVQGTGNVGAWAVYWLEEMGAKVVAVSASKGGVFNKAGIPANEVLKVYRREKALRDLPGEFSPDPNMPLYADVDILVPAAIENVITEENVGRVKAKVIVEGANGPTTPEAEAELYRRGAVVVPDILANAGGVVMSYLEWVENLSWTFWDEEETRRRLERIMTENFRRVYNRWIQEKGWTMRDAALVIAVERVYKAMKARGWI; this is translated from the coding sequence ATGAGCAACGCGTTCCTCCAAAATGTTCTGACTACTTTGAAGAGGGCCGTCGACCTTCTCAATGCCCCTCCCGAGCTATACGCCTATCTATCTAAGCCCAAGAGGATACTTCAAGTATCTATCCCCGTTAGAATGGACGATGGACACATAGAGGTCTTCGAGGGCTACCGCGTCCAACACAACGACGCGCTCGGCCCCTACAAGGGCGGCATAAGGTTCCACCCCGAGGTGACCCTCGCCGACGACATAGCCCTGGCCACCCTCATGACCCTCAAGAACAGCCTGGCCGGCATACCCTACGGCGGAGCCAAAGGCGCCGTTAGGGTCGACCCCAAGAGGCTGTCCCAGAGGGAGCTCGAGGAGCTCAGCCGGGGCTACGCGAGGGCCGTGGCGCCGCTCATAGGCGACGTGGTGGACATACCTGCGCCCGACGTCGGGACCAACTCGCAGATAATGGCGTGGATGGTGGACGAGCTGTCCAAGATCAAGGGCTACAACGTGCCCGGGGCCTTCACGGCCAAGCCGCCCGAGCTCTGGGGCAACCCTGTGAGGGAGTACTCGACCGGGCTCGGCGTGGCGATAGCAGCGAGGGAGATGGCCAAAGCTATATGGGGAGGAATAGAGGGGAGGACTGTGGCAGTGCAAGGGACGGGCAACGTCGGCGCATGGGCCGTCTACTGGCTAGAGGAGATGGGCGCCAAGGTAGTAGCTGTCTCGGCGAGCAAGGGCGGCGTCTTCAATAAGGCAGGCATACCGGCCAACGAAGTGCTTAAGGTGTACAGGCGCGAGAAGGCTCTGAGGGATCTGCCGGGCGAGTTCTCTCCGGATCCCAACATGCCCCTCTACGCCGATGTTGACATCCTAGTGCCTGCGGCGATAGAGAACGTCATCACTGAGGAGAACGTCGGAAGGGTGAAGGCCAAGGTGATAGTCGAGGGGGCCAACGGCCCGACCACTCCCGAGGCTGAGGCGGAGCTCTACAGAAGGGGCGCCGTCGTTGTCCCAGACATATTGGCCAACGCAGGGGGCGTGGTCATGTCCTATCTGGAGTGGGTCGAGAATCTGTCGTGGACCTTCTGGGACGAGGAGGAGACGAGGAGGAGGCTCGAGAGGATAATGACGGAGAATTTCCGCCGCGTCTACAACAGATGGATCCAAGAGAAGGGCTGGACTATGAGGGACGCGGCGCTGGTGATAGCCGTGGAGAGGGTATACAAGGCGATGAAGGCGAGGGGCTGGATTTAA